One window of Pectobacterium carotovorum genomic DNA carries:
- a CDS encoding carbon starvation protein A, which yields MKSNAILKHIPWVILGIIGAACLGVVALRRGEHISALWIIVASVAVYLVAYRYYSLYIAQKVMQLDPTRATPAVVNNDGLNYVPTNRNVLFGHHFAAIAGAGPLVGPVLAAQVGYLPGTLWLLGGVVLAGAVQDFMVLFISTRRNGASLGEIVKKELGPVPGTIALFGCFLIMIIILAVLALIVVKALAESPWGVFTVCSTVPIALFMGVYMRFIRPGKVGEISVIGIVLLVLAIWFGGVVAHDPYWGPALTFKDTTITYTLIGYAFVSALLPVWLILAPRDYLATFLKIGVIVGLAIGIVILNPDLKMPAVTQFVDGTGPVWKGTLFPFLFITIACGAVSGFHALIASGTTPKLMASENDARFIGYGAMLMESFVAIMALVAASIIEPGLYFAMNTPPAALGITMPDLHRLGTADAPMILAQLQDVSAHAAATVSSWGFVISPEQILQTAKDIGEPSVLNRAGGAPTLAVGIAHVFHQIIPGANMGFWYHFGILFEALFILTALDAGTRAGRFMLQDLLGNFVPFLKKTDSLIAGMIGTAGCVGLWGYLLYQGVVDPLGGVKSLWPLFGISNQMLAAVALILGTVILIKMKRTQYIWVTLVPAIWLLICTTWALGLKLFSDNPQLEGFFYMANMFKGKIAEGGADLSAQQISNMNHIVTNNYTNAGLSILFLIVVYSIIAYGIKAALAARKVAERTDQETPYVPVPEGGVKVSSGH from the coding sequence TGATTCTTGGAATCATCGGGGCTGCCTGCCTCGGCGTAGTTGCACTACGTCGCGGTGAGCATATTAGTGCATTATGGATTATTGTTGCTTCTGTCGCCGTTTACCTCGTGGCTTATCGATACTACAGCCTGTATATCGCACAAAAAGTCATGCAGTTAGATCCGACCAGAGCAACCCCCGCCGTTGTGAATAACGACGGTCTTAACTATGTGCCGACGAACCGTAACGTCCTGTTCGGGCACCACTTTGCTGCTATCGCAGGTGCGGGCCCGCTGGTTGGGCCGGTACTGGCCGCGCAGGTCGGCTACTTGCCGGGCACCTTATGGCTGCTGGGCGGCGTGGTGTTGGCGGGGGCCGTGCAGGACTTCATGGTACTGTTTATTTCGACCCGTCGTAATGGCGCGTCATTAGGCGAAATCGTTAAGAAGGAATTAGGCCCGGTACCGGGTACGATTGCGCTGTTCGGCTGCTTCCTTATCATGATCATCATTCTTGCCGTACTGGCACTGATCGTGGTGAAAGCGCTGGCAGAAAGTCCGTGGGGCGTCTTTACCGTGTGTTCTACGGTGCCGATCGCGCTGTTTATGGGCGTCTACATGCGCTTTATCCGTCCGGGTAAAGTCGGTGAAATCTCGGTGATCGGGATCGTGCTGCTGGTGCTGGCAATCTGGTTTGGTGGCGTCGTGGCACATGACCCGTACTGGGGCCCGGCGCTGACCTTCAAAGATACCACCATCACCTACACGCTGATTGGTTATGCCTTCGTGTCCGCACTGCTGCCAGTATGGTTGATTCTGGCGCCGCGTGACTATCTGGCGACCTTCCTGAAAATTGGTGTCATCGTCGGTCTGGCGATTGGTATCGTGATTCTGAATCCTGATCTGAAAATGCCGGCGGTAACGCAGTTTGTGGATGGCACCGGTCCGGTTTGGAAAGGTACGCTGTTCCCGTTCCTGTTTATTACGATTGCCTGTGGCGCGGTGTCTGGCTTCCACGCGCTGATTGCTTCCGGTACTACGCCGAAATTGATGGCTAGCGAAAACGATGCGCGTTTCATCGGTTACGGTGCCATGCTGATGGAATCTTTTGTGGCGATCATGGCGCTGGTTGCGGCGTCTATCATTGAACCGGGTCTGTACTTCGCGATGAATACTCCGCCAGCGGCGCTGGGTATTACGATGCCGGATTTGCATCGTCTGGGCACTGCTGATGCGCCGATGATTCTGGCACAATTGCAGGACGTATCTGCCCACGCGGCGGCGACGGTTAGCTCTTGGGGCTTTGTGATTTCTCCTGAGCAGATTCTGCAAACGGCGAAAGACATTGGTGAACCTTCCGTTCTGAACCGTGCAGGCGGTGCACCTACGCTGGCTGTTGGTATCGCACACGTGTTCCACCAGATCATTCCTGGTGCCAACATGGGCTTCTGGTATCACTTCGGTATTCTGTTTGAAGCGCTGTTCATTCTGACGGCACTGGATGCGGGTACGCGTGCTGGCCGTTTCATGCTGCAAGACCTGTTGGGTAACTTCGTTCCGTTCCTGAAAAAAACCGACTCTCTGATTGCTGGTATGATCGGTACGGCGGGCTGCGTCGGCCTGTGGGGCTACCTGCTGTATCAAGGCGTGGTTGATCCACTGGGCGGCGTGAAGAGCCTGTGGCCGTTGTTCGGTATATCTAACCAGATGCTGGCTGCCGTGGCGCTGATTCTGGGTACGGTTATCCTGATTAAGATGAAACGTACGCAGTACATCTGGGTAACGCTGGTTCCGGCGATTTGGCTGCTGATCTGTACTACTTGGGCGCTGGGTCTGAAACTGTTCAGCGATAATCCTCAGTTGGAAGGCTTCTTCTACATGGCGAACATGTTCAAGGGCAAAATTGCGGAAGGCGGTGCCGATCTGAGCGCGCAGCAGATTTCGAACATGAACCATATCGTGACTAACAACTATACCAACGCCGGTCTGAGCATTCTGTTCCTGATCGTGGTGTACAGTATTATTGCGTACGGTATTAAAGCGGCACTGGCTGCACGTAAAGTGGCTGAACGTACCGATCAGGAAACCCCGTATGTTCCGGTTCCTGAAGGTGGCGTTAAAGTTTCTTCCGGCCACTAA
- a CDS encoding YbdD/YjiX family protein, whose product MFGNLGKAGKYLGQAARMLVGMPDYDTYVQHMQTNHPDKPAMTYEEFFRERQQARYGGDGKGGMRCC is encoded by the coding sequence ATGTTTGGCAATCTGGGAAAAGCAGGAAAATATTTGGGCCAGGCGGCGCGTATGCTGGTCGGTATGCCAGATTATGATACCTATGTGCAGCATATGCAGACTAATCACCCGGATAAACCTGCGATGACGTACGAAGAATTCTTCCGCGAACGCCAGCAGGCGCGTTACGGCGGAGACGGCAAAGGCGGGATGCGTTGCTGTTAA
- the yjiA gene encoding GTPase, with the protein MTQPLSSDVTKPVYVTILTGFLGAGKTTLLRHILNAEHGYKIAVIENEFGEVPIDNTLIGERASQITTLSNGCICCTQSNELADALLDLIDGVDNGTLDFDHVIIECTGMADPGPVAQTFFSHEIICERFVLDGIITLVDAVHAQQRLDQFTIAQSQIGYADRILLTKTDVASEDETLLPRLQRINARAPIYPVVHGDIDLSVLFNIDGFVLSDKLDVKTPVFRFVAPAQNNVQSIVVYLDKAVELQSVSYVMENLLLQFSDNLLRYKGILAINGDDRRLLFQGVQRLYSADWDREWHADEERKSVLVFIGVDLPEQEIRDAFARLMA; encoded by the coding sequence ATGACTCAACCTTTATCATCTGATGTGACTAAACCCGTGTATGTCACCATTCTGACTGGGTTTCTTGGTGCAGGAAAAACGACCTTATTACGGCATATTCTGAATGCCGAGCACGGCTATAAAATCGCCGTGATTGAAAACGAATTTGGCGAAGTCCCGATTGATAATACGTTAATTGGAGAACGCGCCAGTCAAATTACGACCCTAAGCAATGGCTGCATCTGCTGTACGCAGTCCAATGAACTGGCCGATGCGCTGCTCGATCTGATTGATGGCGTAGATAATGGCACGCTCGATTTTGATCACGTCATTATTGAATGCACCGGTATGGCCGATCCGGGGCCGGTGGCGCAGACCTTCTTCTCGCATGAAATTATCTGTGAACGCTTTGTTTTGGATGGAATTATCACGCTGGTGGATGCAGTACATGCACAGCAGCGGCTCGATCAGTTCACCATCGCGCAGTCGCAGATTGGCTATGCCGATCGCATACTGCTAACCAAAACCGACGTGGCAAGCGAAGACGAAACGCTGCTACCGCGTCTTCAGCGTATCAATGCGCGTGCACCGATCTACCCTGTCGTCCATGGCGATATCGATCTGAGCGTGTTGTTTAACATTGACGGTTTTGTCCTCAGCGACAAGCTGGACGTGAAAACGCCAGTATTTCGCTTTGTTGCCCCCGCGCAGAATAACGTGCAATCAATCGTTGTGTACCTCGATAAGGCGGTTGAGCTTCAGTCTGTGTCCTATGTGATGGAAAACCTGTTGCTGCAATTCTCCGATAATCTGCTGCGTTATAAAGGCATTCTGGCCATTAACGGTGATGACCGCCGCCTGCTGTTTCAGGGTGTTCAGCGCTTGTATAGCGCCGACTGGGACAGAGAATGGCACGCTGATGAAGAAAGAAAGAGCGTGCTGGTGTTTATCGGTGTGGATTTACCTGAACAGGAAATCCGTGACGCTTTCGCTCGCCTGATGGCATAG